The Lineus longissimus chromosome 8, tnLinLong1.2, whole genome shotgun sequence region TTCCCCGAAGATGAAAACTTTGAGGCTTTTGAGGGACGTTTTCACACGTATGCACATTTGTCCAACCGAAAGCGCGTTAAGTCTGCACATACGATATTATGGACGATAGAAATTAACCTACGTGTATCAAACGATGTCATTTTGAGGAGACGTCGTATTGCACTTTGGAAGGGGGAACCGTTTCAGCCAATATACAAGATCTATAATAAACCATTATagttacatgtattatttttCAGGACTACCATCTTATCTTGTGACGAGTTCGGAAATCTATTTCTCGAGGCCGATCCAAAGAGTTGGCCCGAGGCGTACGCAATTAAATATTAGGTCCTCCCCGCATGCAACCGACTATTGGCTTTAGCCTCTAGCATAGTTAAACTTTTTAGGCTATGAGAGTTTCTGTTAATGCAAACTCACATCTCACCTCTTTATCATTCTTTATCATTGCAGATCAAGACAGAAGACAAGTCTCTTGCCGAGTGGTGGAGGGGGAATTATTATGTGATATATACAGCACAGGATTGTCAGAAAATAGTAAGTTTTTGGTAGAAAGGGCAATATCCAGTGTGTATTTAAGACCCGGCGGGCTGGTGACCGAACCATTAAAATGTTAAAGCTATTTCAGGATTTGGGCCTGTCGTAAGGTTGACATCGGTAGATACAGTATCAACCTTTGTGCTTTTGGACTACAGTATGGCGCCAACATGGCGAATCAACGGTAATCAAccattttcaatgaattttgatTTGCCTTGAAATAGAAAAGCCCTGCAAAGTGAAAACCGGTTGAAAGTAAATATGATATGCATTCACGCTGAACTAATGTAGGAAGACAAATAATTCAGATTATACTGAATACTTAAGATATCGTGGTTCTATCCCTGGATGACCTTTACATGACCAATATTAGGTTGTCATTTCTGCATCAGCTTATATCTTATCAAGTCGGCAATCAGGCACAACCAGTGTAGAAACCGTTGAGTGAATCCATGTTTTGTTATTTCTTCAGATAATGCAATAGAACGGTTGAAATGTCATATAGATCGAGACGGCGAACTGAATTGCGACGATGATACGATGGAAGCATTAAACAAGTTAGGATCACTTGGTAAGCAGTTGTAGGCTCCAATTATGTTGACCATTCAGGTATTCGAACTCGAACTTCCCCGCTGCAAGGACTATACACCATCGCGATGTGAGCGGCACCGCGCATGGACGTATCAGGTCAATCgtctgtgctgccacctgttgtATTAAAGCACCAGTAACGACGATTAGAATggaagaggctagagaagcaggtccaggacagattgccgcgaaaatttataaatagtttgggaagctggcttgacatcctgacaaatccggccatcgatcactcgatatttggcctcgatatgtttactccctcaatcagaaagatgcgtaaggagtaggccatgtttgcaagaggatgctgcaagaggatgttataagtttcccgaactatttataaattttcgcggcaatctgtcctggacctgcttctctagtctcttccGATTAGAATGGTTCGTTGGTCTCGTGGTACGATTCTCGCTTAGgctgcgagaggtcccgggcACAACTCCTGGGCgcgattttttttttacaggtaggtttgaaccattgtgtacattgacaaccaatcagagctcagtaacttcgcctgacgtcatcaagtaagaaacgcacgtgttgttagtcagtaaacaacgatgcacattgacaaatggtgcgagttcgaatctcggaaggacccaaaaattatgcacttttttttattgctttttttcatttacttaattacatgtattttgataataaatcaaatgtacacaatggtacgaacctacctgtaaaaaaaacctcgcCTCCCGGTAAAGCCCTTCCGTTGATAAGTTGGCCAAACGTTTGTCCTGCCACATGTTCTGTTGATTTTACACCATGCAGGATTCTGGGGAGGAAAGACTAGCGTTTAGATTGACCAGAATCAGGTAACCACAGGAAGAAGCAAAACTAAAGTAAAAAAAGTCTGAACGGTTTAGTCTCGCTGCAGCTCCCACCTCTCACTGGGAAGCACTAGTCTGTTTTCAAGATGGGTTATTATTCCACTGAGGTTTTCAATTGGTGATCAGCGAACAGAGAGCAATGCACAAACGCCTTAATCTTATTGCTGTTTGAGAAGTGTCATGTGGCGATGCCTCGATGGTTAATACGACTGATCCCTTGCAATCCGCAGAAGTCCCTATATGCAGCCGCCTTCTCCTTCCTGTACCCTTTAGCGGTTTTTATCCGCGTCACCTTTTAAAGGTTGTAATCACCTTGTcttcatcttgaccatcaatAGCGCTGTAACGCTTTTGCCTAGCGAATAAGGTTACCGCGCACTCTTCAAGCCATTGACTACGCCGGTAATGGTGTCACTCCACAAAGTTGTATCACTGCAAGGTCCTTAATGGGCGTTTAGTGGGACAAACGACATTTGGTTGAGAAGGTTAAGTGACCTGCATACCATGCACAACAACCGAATGCGCAAAAATTGGTCCCGAGCGAGTAAAAAACCAAGAAGTAACGTGACCAAGATGATTGCCAGCATCACAACCGCGAGCAGTCAACGCATTGCTACCTCATGAGTGATTTTCGGCCCCCTGGAAGAAAATCCGGCAAATGAACTGCTATAACATCTGAGGCCATGCGCTGTCATCTGAGGCCATGCGTTTCTCTAGCAATACGCTGCCGATTGATAGTGTATATGACTACCCAATCAGTAAAATCAGGAAAACGGATGCCCCCTGGCCCAGATACGACAGACATCCTATAGACCGCGGCCGACCCTCCTCGTAGCTGACCTTATCAGGTCCAGGGAACCATTCTTCAATGCATGATGACTGGACCAAAAACTAAGATGATCAAAGAGGAATACGAAACTAGCCTCTTGCGCTTGTCACAGCAACATGATAGGCCATTTATTTATTGCCAAGAGATCATCATAGCAGAACAGGTCGCCATGATATGAGAAGAAAAAGCTTTACTTAACCTTAAACGCTTTTCTCAGCGCGTTGCATCTCTAAATAAGACACTGTAACTCAGTAATGGCTCTCCGTCTGTAGCTTAATGATGTTCATCTGCGACATTTTTTCCCTGCTGTTTCATTTTCTATGTGCGTACACAATGTGGGACTAAGCCAAGATACATGATCTAAGGTCCTACTGCGAATTACACTAGGACTTTCCATTCATTCCGTGCCCAGATCTCCTCGAGATATACCGAGTGTTTTTAGAGTCCTCAAAGCATCTTCCAAATCAAGGTTCGTCTTGGACGCACTCTTTGGCTTCTGCAACTCTTGACTTGAAAGACGGGCCAGATTCAAAGGTACCCACTTTCTAcgtatcttcttcttctcagcATTCGATTTTGTTTTCTCCGCTTACCTATACGAGTCAAAACGTATTGTTTCATGAACAGTAAGGGGGAACAAGTGTTTTTTTTACTGGCAAATGATCTGCGATCTGACCTTTGCATTTTGCCACAGTGGCCGTATATCCAAAGGAACTCATTTTCGTTTGTTGTCTTTATGTCAAAGTGGctgtttcaaattcaagtctTCGTCTGTCATCAAAGGATACCAAAGTTGGGAACACCTTGATTTGCACTAACGTACATAAAGTCGATAAATATTTTACAGAAGACCATATCTTTGTCCATTTCGATTTAGACAGATGACTGCGCTGTTGCAAGTTCTAAAAAACGTGTACGTTAAATATCAAAAGGCCTCGTTACTATTCCGATCGGGTGACAGATAAGTTATATTCATGACATTAAGTGAGCATAGTTGTCAATGAATGTTTGCTGTTTTCTGATAGTTGTTAAAAGGTACTTTGTATTTCCGTTTGTCAGCTCAGACAGATACATCTTATTTGTGCAACAAGGAGAGaggtgtttcaaaaaacaatTTCAGTTGTGTATTTTCGTACAGTATGAAGAGAGTCTACGGATGCTACAGAAATGTCAAAAGACACGACCTCTGTGATAAGCAACGGTTACCAATAGCGAGACGTTAGCACATTTTATCTTAGACCATTATTCGAAAAAATCATGTAAACGGCGATTTTTCGGCACTGCCAGCGCTATTGAACGAAAGCGGCACTGAGTCCCCCCGCATTCCCACAGTTCATATTTGCATCGACCTCCTCGCGTCCTTGGTAACAAATAGGAACTACATCCCGCAGTCAGTGGCGTGTAACGATTCTACCTCTGGCTACGGATGACAACCAGCAAACGTTATAGGTTATAGCGGCATGCGGTTGTCAATCTGGGTGGATTCTTTGACTGGTGACCTGTGAATCAACAGCTATTTCTGTACCAATGACTTATATTGCTTTCTTCCATGTCTTCTGTGCTTCTTGTTGATCACTCGCCAACATTTGCACAGTTGTGGGCGAATACACGATAAGATGAGCAACGATAAGGGTACTCAATACGTTGTTGTTGCCATGCAAGCAAAAAGTTACAAATTTTCTTTGTGTTTGAGCTGATGTTATATTCAAGAGGTCGTAGAGGCCGTCCTATTTCAACACTTATATTTTTGAATTTAAGACGACTAACCTAAGTTCATTGTCACTGACGCAGGCAAATGTTGGTCAATTCTAGAGCTTTTACTCTGAGATGAGTGTGATATACAACAGGGTGTTAGCAGATAGAAACCAGATTCCATTGAATGTGAATTGTATctgcgacaatgtcacaacttggATCACAACCTGCATTACATATTGACCCGCCAAGTACAGTGTTCGACATTCGAAATAATACTcctcaaatatcaaaattgttCGATCCACTGGGGCCTGGATACCTGCATCGCACCAAGACACACTAACGAAAAAAGGTTGAAATGACAGTGATTTGGACAACCATGGCTCTTTAGACTATGTAGTTCTTCAATCT contains the following coding sequences:
- the LOC135492708 gene encoding uncharacterized protein LOC135492708, encoding MANRFLITVLALAMLHIALARPTDQDRRQVSCRVVEGELLCDIYSTGLSENNNAIERLKCHIDRDGELNCDDDTMEALNKLGSLDGADVIPRPSRRGTRCWIEGGTNTYKCMGK